Proteins from one Elephas maximus indicus isolate mEleMax1 chromosome 12, mEleMax1 primary haplotype, whole genome shotgun sequence genomic window:
- the MAPRE3 gene encoding microtubule-associated protein RP/EB family member 3 isoform X1 — MAVNVYSTSVTSENLSRHDMLAWVNDSLHLNYTKIEQLCSGAAYCQFMDMLFPGCVHLRKVKFQAKLEHEYIHNFKVLQAAFKKMGVDKIIPVEKLVKGKFQDNFEFIQWFKKFFDANYDGKDYNPLLARQGQDVAPPPNPGDQIFNKSKKLIGTAVPQRTSPTGPKNIQTSGRLSNVAPPCILRKNPPSARNGGHETDAQILELNQQLLDLKLTVDGLEKERDFYFSKLRDIELICQEHESENSPVISGIIGILYATEEGFAPPEDDEIEEHQQEDQDEY, encoded by the exons ATGGCCGTCAATGTGTACTCCACATCCGTGACCAGTGAAAATCTGAGTCGCCATGATATGCTTGCATGGGTCAATGACTCCCTGCACCTCAACTACACCAAGATAGAACAGCTCTGTTCAG GGGCTGCCTACTGCCAGTTCATGGACATGCTTTTCCCTGGCTGTGTCCACTTGAGGAAGGTGAAGTTCCAGGCTAAGCTAGAGCACGAATACATCCACAACTTCAAGGTGCTACAAGCAGCCTTCAAGAAGATGGGTGTCGACAAA ATAATTCCTGTAGAGAAATTAGTGAAAGGAAAATTCCAAGATAATTTTGAGTTTATTCAGTGGTTTAAGAAATTCTTTGACGCAAACTATGACGGAAAGGATTACAACCCTCTGCTGGCACGGCAGGGCCAGGACGTAGCACCACCTCCTAACCCAGGTGATCAGATCTTCAAcaaatccaagaaactcattgGCACAGCAG TTCCTCAGAGGACGTCCCCCACAGGCCCCAAAAATATACAGACCTCTGGCCGACTGAGCAACGTAGCCCCTCCATGCATCCTCCGGAAGAATCCCCCCTCAGCCAGAAATGGCGGCCATGAGACTGATGCCCAAATCCTTGAACTCAACCAGCAG CTTTTGGACTTGAAACTGACAGTGGATGGGCTGGAGAAGGAGCGTGATTTCTACTTCAGCAAACTTCGTGACATTGAGCTCATCTGCCAGGAACATGAAAGTGAAAACAGCCCTGTCATCTCGGGCATCATTGGCATTCTCTATGCCACTGAG GAAGGATTTGCACCCCCTGAGGATGACGAGATTGAGGAACACCAACAAGAAGACCAGGATGAATACTGA
- the MAPRE3 gene encoding microtubule-associated protein RP/EB family member 3 isoform X2 has protein sequence MAVNVYSTSVTSENLSRHDMLAWVNDSLHLNYTKIEQLCSGAAYCQFMDMLFPGCVHLRKVKFQAKLEHEYIHNFKVLQAAFKKMGVDKIIPVEKLVKGKFQDNFEFIQWFKKFFDANYDGKDYNPLLARQGQDVAPPPNPVPQRTSPTGPKNIQTSGRLSNVAPPCILRKNPPSARNGGHETDAQILELNQQLLDLKLTVDGLEKERDFYFSKLRDIELICQEHESENSPVISGIIGILYATEEGFAPPEDDEIEEHQQEDQDEY, from the exons ATGGCCGTCAATGTGTACTCCACATCCGTGACCAGTGAAAATCTGAGTCGCCATGATATGCTTGCATGGGTCAATGACTCCCTGCACCTCAACTACACCAAGATAGAACAGCTCTGTTCAG GGGCTGCCTACTGCCAGTTCATGGACATGCTTTTCCCTGGCTGTGTCCACTTGAGGAAGGTGAAGTTCCAGGCTAAGCTAGAGCACGAATACATCCACAACTTCAAGGTGCTACAAGCAGCCTTCAAGAAGATGGGTGTCGACAAA ATAATTCCTGTAGAGAAATTAGTGAAAGGAAAATTCCAAGATAATTTTGAGTTTATTCAGTGGTTTAAGAAATTCTTTGACGCAAACTATGACGGAAAGGATTACAACCCTCTGCTGGCACGGCAGGGCCAGGACGTAGCACCACCTCCTAACCCAG TTCCTCAGAGGACGTCCCCCACAGGCCCCAAAAATATACAGACCTCTGGCCGACTGAGCAACGTAGCCCCTCCATGCATCCTCCGGAAGAATCCCCCCTCAGCCAGAAATGGCGGCCATGAGACTGATGCCCAAATCCTTGAACTCAACCAGCAG CTTTTGGACTTGAAACTGACAGTGGATGGGCTGGAGAAGGAGCGTGATTTCTACTTCAGCAAACTTCGTGACATTGAGCTCATCTGCCAGGAACATGAAAGTGAAAACAGCCCTGTCATCTCGGGCATCATTGGCATTCTCTATGCCACTGAG GAAGGATTTGCACCCCCTGAGGATGACGAGATTGAGGAACACCAACAAGAAGACCAGGATGAATACTGA
- the TMEM214 gene encoding transmembrane protein 214 has product MAARASGGGRWEVVKKGRRPAAGSSNRGGGKGDRRALGEANGVWKFDLTPPIQTTSTLYELGFEKIMKRQNKEQVPPPAVEPKKPGNKKQPKKVSTVTNQNQKQGRFRSLEAALKALDVAALQKELDKSQSVFSGNPSVWLKDLASYLNYKLQAPLSEPTLSQHTHDYPYSLVSQELRRIIRGLLVKAAGSLELFFDHCLFTMLQELDKTPGESLHGYRICIQAILQEKPKIATMNLGKFLELLRSHQSRPAKCLTIMWAMGQAGFASLTEGLKVWLGIMMPVLGIKSLSPFAIAYLDRLLLMHPNLTKGFGMIGPKDFFPLLDFAYMPNNSLTPSVQEHLCQLYPRLKVLGFGAKPESTLHTFFPSFLSRATPSCPSEMKKELLSSLTECLTVDPLSASVWRQLYPKHLSQSSLLLDHLLKSQDRMPKKVWKSLRETIQSFRLTNQELLRKSNSNNQDVVTCDKACKALLQQAWGPRLPWTRLLLLVLVFAIGFLCHDFRSHGSFQASLSGRLLQSSGFLPAGQQVCAKLYSYGLQGYSWLEETLPAWGSHLLTMVRPSLQLAWTHTNATVSFLSAHCTSHLAWFGDTFTSFSQRMQSQLPDALSQLLQSLKELLLLLYHNMLLPLWHLLLEGLAQAQEHCHEACRGEVTWDCVKTQLSEAARWTWTCLQDITVALLDWALAMVSQQ; this is encoded by the exons ATGGCGGCCAGGGCGTCGGGTGGGGGGCGCTGGGAGGTAGTGAAAAAGGGGCGACGGCCTGCGGCCGGTAGCAGTAATAGAGGCGGCGGCAAAGGGGACCGCCGGGCACTCGGAGAGGCGAACGGAGTGTGGAAATTCGACCTGACCC CTCCAATCCAGACTACAAGTACCCTTTATGAGTTGGGCTTTGAGAAAATCATGAAGCGGCAGAACAAGGAGCAGGTTCCACCCCCTGCTGTGGAACCTAAGAAACCAGGGAACAAGAAGCAACCTAAGAAGGTGTCAACCGTCACTAACCAAAACCAGAAGCAGGGCCGCTTCCGCAGCTTGGAGGCAGCACTGAAAGCT CTGGACGTGGCAGCTCTGCAGAAGGAACTGGACAAGAGCCAGAGTGTGTTCTCTGGGAACCCATCAGTGTGGTTGAAGGACCTGGCAAGCTATCTCAACTACAAGCTCCAAGCTCCTCTAAGTGAACCCACATTAAGCCAGCACACTCACG ATTATCCATACAGCCTGGTGAGCCAAGAACTGCGCAGGATCATCCGGGGTCTGCTGGTGAAAGCTGCAGGGTCTCTCGAGCTCTTTTTTGACCACTGTCTGTTCACCATGCTGCAAGAGCTGGATAAGACACCAG GAGAGTCGCTACACGGTTACCGCATCTGTATCCAAGCCATACTGCAAGAAAAGCCCAAGATTGCCACCATGAACCTGGGCAAG TTCCTGGAGCTGTTAAGATCCCACCAGAGCCGACCAGCAAAGTGTCTGACCATCATGTGGGCCATGGGTCAAGCGGGTTTTGCCAGCCTCACCGAGGGACTGAAAG TGTGGCTGGGGATCATGATGCCTGTGCTGGGCATCAAGTCACTGTCTCCCTTCGCCATCGCATACCTGGATCGGCTGCTTCT GATGCACCCCAACCTCACCAAGGGCTTTGGCATGATTGGCCCCAAGGACTTCTTCCCACTTCTGGACTTTGCCTATATGCCTAACAACTCCCTGACGCCCAG CGTGCAGGAGCATCTGTGTCAGCTGTACCCCCGACTGAAGGTGCTGGGATTTGGAGCGAAGCCAGAATCCACCCTGCATACGTTTTTCCCCTCCTTCTTGTCCAGAGCCACCCCTAGCTGTCCCTCTGAGATGAAGAAAGAG CTCCTGAGCAGCCTGACTGAGTGCCTGACTGTGGACCCCCTCAGCGCCAGCGTCTGGAGGCAGCTGTACCCCAAGCACCTGTCACAATCCag CCTGCTGCTGGACCACTTGCTCAAGTCCCAGGACCGGATGCCCAAGAAG GTGTGGAAGTCTTTGCGAGAAACCATTCAGTCCTTCAGGCTTACCAACCAGGAGCTGCTAAGGAAGAGCAACAGTAACAACCAGGATGTCGTCACTTGTGACAAGGCCTGCAAG GCTTTGCTGCAGCAGGCCTGGGGCCCTCGGCTGCCCTGGACACGGCTGCTCCTGTTGGTGCTGGTGTTTGCCATAGGCTTCCTGTGCCATGACTTCCGGTCACACGGCTCTTTCCAGG CCTCCCTTTCTGGCCGGTTGCTCCAGTCGTCTGGCTTCTTGCCTGCTGGCCAACAAGTGTGTGCCAAGCTCTACTCCTACGGCCTGCAAGGCTACAG CTGGCTAGAGGAAACGTTGCCGGCCTGGGGTTCCCACCTGCTCACCATGGTGAGGCCCAGCTTGCAGCTGGCCTGGACCCACACCAATGCCACAGTCAGCTTTCTTTCTGCCCACTGTACCTCCCACCTTGCCTGGTTTGGTGACACCTTCACCAGCTTCTCCCAGAGG ATGCAGAGCCAGCTCCCAGATGCCCTGAGCCAGCTGCTCCAGTCTCTGAaggagctgctgctgcttctctaccACAACATGCTGCTGCCACTCTGGCACCTGCTGCTTGAGGGCCTCGCCCAGGCCCAGGAGCACTGCCACGAGGCGTGCAG aggtgaGGTGACGTGGGACTGCGTGAAGACACAGCTCAGTGAGGCCGCCCGATGGACCTGGACCTGCCTACAGGACATCACAGTGGCTTTATTGGACTGGGCACTTGCCATGGTATCGCAGCAATAG